CTTTCTCTGTCATCATCTGACAGATTAGAGCCTGAAGGAAGACATAATCCGTTATCAAAAAGCTTTTCAGAAATATTCCCTCCATAATAAGGTGAGGTTTCAAAAATCGGCTGTAAATGCATTGGTTTCCACAGTGGTCTTGATTCAATATTATCTTCTAAAAAGGCAAATCTTAAACCTTCTCTGTTTTTCCCTGTAGTTTCAGGATCAACAATGATTGCAGATAACCAATGGTTTGAATAAAAATCATCTCCCGGCTCTGAAAATACTGTTACGCCCTCAATATTCTTGAAAAGGTCAACATAGAAATTGTGCATTGCTCTGCGGGCCTCCACTCTGTCCTTAAGCACTTCCATCTGTCCTCTTCCTATTCCTGCAACAATATTGCTCATTCTATAATTGAACCCAATCTGCGAATGCTGATAGTGAGGTGCATTGTCTCTTGCCTGTGTAGAAAGGAAAACGGTTTTATCTTTATCTTCCTGAGTGTGACAAACCAAAGCTCCACCTCCTGAAGTGGTAATAATTTTATTCCCATTAAAACTTAAGACTCCGAAACGTCCGAATGTTCCGCATGCCTGTCCTTTATAGGTAGAACCAAGAGCTTCAGCAGCATCTTCTATCACAGGAATCTGAAATTCCTGAGCAATCGCTGTAATTTCGTCCATTTTTGCAGGCATACCATATAGATGAACTATAATGATTGCTTTAGGCTTTGTCCCTTTCTGGATTCTGTCTTCAATTGCTTCTCTTAATGCTTTCGGGCACATATTCCATGTATCCGGCTCACTGTCAACAAAAACAGGTATTGCTCCGCAATATGCAATAGGATTGGCGGACGCAGAGAAAGTCATTGACTGGCAGATCACCTCATCACCATGTACAATTCCACATTCAACAAGAGCAAGATGTAATGCTGCAGTACCTGCAGAAAGTGCTGCCACTTTTGCATTTTCACCTAAAAACTCCTCCAGATCAGTTTCAAATCCGTTAACATTAGGTCCCAGTGGGGCTACCCAGTTTTCCTCAAATGCTTCGTTGATATATTTTTGTTCATTCCCTCCCATATGTGGTGAGGATAACCAGATTTTAGTATTCATATTTTTGATTAGTAACTTGTTTATATAATATTTTTCTTGATAATTCTCCCCGGATTTCCCACTACAACTGAATAATCAGGAATATCATTAATAATAACTGCTCCGGCACCTATTACACACCATTTTCCTATTTTGATTCCCTGAATGACCAAAGCCCCTATTCCAATCTGAGAGCCTTCTTCTACTTTCACTCCTCCGGCAAGTGCAGAGTTGGGTGAAATATGGACAAAGTCTTCAATCACACAATCATGATCTACAGATGCATTGGTATTGATGATACAGTGTTTTCCAATGGTAGTATCTGCATTGATGACAACGCCTCCCATGATTACAGTTCCCTCTTCTATTTTCACAGAGCCTGAAATAATTGATTTTGGGTGTACTAAGACATCAATTTTATTCTTAATTTGTTCTGCGATTTTCTTGCGGGTAAGGTTATTTCCAATTGAAATAATAAGCTTTTCCTTATCATCCGGTACATGATTCAATACAGGAAATCCATAGCATTCCTTTTTAGTGGCATCCTGATCTATGAATGCCTTAATTTTTATGTCATTAGCAGCAGCAATATCTGCAATTACCTTTCCATGTCCACTTGCTCCAAATAAATACATAGCTATCAATTAATTTCCTTGAAATGGTTCTATGGTTACATGCCCTTCAGCGGACACTCCTTCTCTTATAAATACTTTCTTGGCGGTAAGAAAAAAGATTTTGCAATCTAGCATCAATGATATGTTTTCCACATACCACACATCATAGTCAAATTTTTGATTCCATGATATTGCATTTCTCCCGTTTACCTGTGCCCATCCTGTGATTCCGGGTCTTACTTCATGTCTTCGTGCCTGATGTTCATTATAAAGTGGCAGATATTGTACGAGAAGAGGTCTGGGACCGATAAGTGACATATCTCCCTTTAAGACATTGATCAGCTGTGGAATTTCATCCAAAGATGTTTTACGGACGAACGAACCTATTGCTGTTAATCTTTCTGCATCTGATAAAAGGTTTCCGTGGGAGTCCTTTTTATCATTCATTGTTTTAAACTTTATAATCTTAAATACCTTTCCTTTTTTCCCAGGTCTTGACTGAAAGAAAAAGGGTTTTCCATCATTGGCCAGGAATAATCCTACCATCACAATAAGAAAAATTGGAAGTAATAAGGTAATTCCCATCAGAGAAAATACAAAGTCTAAAATCCTCTTTAAATAATTTTTATACATTCTTAAAAGTTAGATATATTGGTCATAATACATGGTGAGTAACGACTCAGGCTTCTTCTGTTTTTGCTGTATAACTAATTCCAATAATCATTGAACTAAAGTACAAAAATTCCGGTATATTAAAAAGGTTACAGGATGTTTGTACAAGTGTAAAATATTGTAGGAATAAAGCAAAAATCAATTTATAGTATATATTACTTTTTTTTATGTTCCAAAATAGAGAAGCATTTTGTAATACAGGCAAAAACTTTAGAAAATAAATAATTAACCCTAAAATTCCGGTGGCCATTAAAAGCTCTAAAAAAATATTATGGGGATGCACTCCGTCCTCAAACAATATCCTTCCTCCCAGAAAAGGGTTTGAATTAAAGATTTCAATAGCCTTGGTATATAATGGTCCTCTGCTGGATGTATCTCCATGGGCAATCCATTTATACATTCTGTTGAAGCTTGTTATTTGTCCGTCTCCATATTGTTCATGCAGAATAATCAACCCTATAAATAACAAGATTGATGTAACAGCATATAGCAAATATTTTTTATTTCCTTTTAAAAGAACCATGTAAAAAGAACATACAAAAATAGCTATTAACGGACTTCTCGCCATCGATTGAATCACATTAAAAAGCCCTAAAAAAAGGCAGAAGAATAAAAAATAGGATTTGTAATCTTTTTTACAAAACAAAAGCAAAAATAGGGATATAATAAATAATGAGGCTCCTATATGCCCATACATAATGTAGTAGGTACTAAAAATATGATCTAATTTGATATAACCATATATATAGTTTACCACGAGAAGACCACATAAAATACTGATACAATACTTTGTGATGCTTTTGAAATCTACTTTACGGTAGTCAATACATAATAAAGCAGTACTTGGTAACAGGATCATAAAGAGGATTCTGAAAAGATCTTCATTCTGCGATGCTATTACATCCTGATTAAACGGATAGTTTTTAAACGAATAGATAAGCTTGATGATGTAAAAAACCCAAAACCCGGCAAGGCTTATCATTGAAATATTTTTACAACTAATATTTCTCCTTTCTCTATAGATGATGAATACAGAAAAGGCAATAATAAAGATTCGATAGGGAATAGAAAAGTTCCTGGGATTCATTTCCAAAGGCTTGGCAAAAGAAATGGCAATAGTATTTCCTACTATAACAGATAACAGGAATAGTTTATCAATGAAATTATTATTAACCGTAATTTTCAAAATAAAGCCTCTATTTATATTTCAATCTATGCAAAACTACTTCTTTTGCTTTACAGAATGAAATAAAATGGCATCCATATATTTTTTTCCCAGCACCGGATACGTTCTGTTTTCAAAAATCCACTTTCTGCCTCTGTCACCTATCTCCATTCTTTCTTCTGCGCTCATATTGGCATAATACAGGATTGCATTTTTAATATCCTCTGCAGATGTACTGTTGATAAATTTACCGCAATCCGCTTCATTAATCATAGAAGGATATCCGGTATAAGAGGCAATAATAGGTTTTGCAGCCAGCATATATTCCACTACTTTGTTCATAGATTGTCCGTAGTCCCAAACTTTTGAATCTTTAGTAGACAAGTACAGAATATCACAAACCTGAAGAAAATATTTAACTTCATTTTGCTGGATTCTTTGTAAAAATGTTACGTTCGAACAATCTTTGAGCTGTTCTTCATAAGATGCTCTGAGATCACCACTTCCAACAAGTACAAAATGGATATTACTGTTCTCCTTCATCATTTGTATTGTTTCAATAAAAGGTTCCAAAGCATTGGTAACTCCCATACTGCCTGCATAGCCAATAATTACTTTGCCGGGTGGCACAACTTCTGAAAAAGGATTTTTTTCTTTCAGGAATTCTTCGGAATAATTTTCAGGATCAAATCCTAATGGTGAGCAATGAAATGGCTTTTTGTATCCCAGTAATTCTTCCACATGCAAATCCAATCTTGGCATTGTTCCAGCTACCAGATCTGCTTTTTTATATCCAAACTTTTCGATAAATCCTATCAATAAAACAAGAGGGTGCGATTTGGAAAAGCCAGCTTCCTCCGTCATCGTTAACGGCCAGATATCACGGATTTCAAAAACTAAAAAACTGCCAAACTTCTTTTTCAGATAATATCCATAAATAATAGAAAAAATTGAAAGTGAAGAAATAATGACAGCATCAGGTTTTCCCATATTAGAAAGCTTCATTGAGAAAAGCTTTCTTTCAAAATCAAACCAGGACAAAATTCTGTCTATCGATGCGGTTTTGGTATATTTTTTTGTTTTAATCCATCTTATAGCTACCCCATCCTGCTCTTCATCATTATAAATCTTGTCAGTTTCAGGACAATTGGTAAAATGATTTGAATCTGAAGTGATCATGAGGGTATTATTTCCCTGTCTTTTAAATTCTCTTGCCAGATAAAATAAACGTGAAGGTACTTTTGCATATTGCGGTGGTGAGGCATATTTGGAAATTAGCCAGATATTTTTTTCCATTTTATTACTGCAAGGTTGGTTTTTTAATTGGATCAATTAGGAAATCAAGCATAATTGCTTCATTCAAAATATTGCTGTTATTAAGATTTTTAATGCTCAGGCTGTTTTCAAGCTGATTAAAGTCTGATACAAAATCTTTTACTTTATCTTTTCGCTCCAGAATATTTGATTTTATTCTTTCTCCCACCCCATCATTCACCCAATTCTGGGTAACATCAAAGCCTCTTTTTAAACGGTTTTTGAGGATATATCCCGGTACATCTTTCTTCATCATCTCCCGTAGTATCCATTTTCCATATCCATGTTTAATTTTAAGCAAATCCGGCAATGCTAAAGCAAACTCCACCAGTCTGTAATCCATAAATGGCAGTCTGCTTTCAATAGAAAAATACATTGAGTTTCTATCTTCATATCTTAAAAGTGAAGGAATACTATATTTTTGAATATCTGAGATCTGTCTGTCTGATAAAGATGTATTTTCAAACAGATTTAAAGAAATGTCAGGTAAGCAATCAAGGAATGCAGTATCTTTTCCTGTTGTTTTCAGATATCTGTTTTTCTCATTCCAATAGGTCTTTATTTGTTTGGTTTCGAATAGCAGCATAAGTGCCAGTGAGTGAAAGTATTGTAAGCCGGGTAGGATTTCCTTTTTTTCGATCGCTTTTTTCAGTGCCACTACGAAAAACTTTCTGTATCCGGCAAAAATTTCATCACCTCCCTGGCCTCCTAATAAAACTTTAATGTTCCTTTCTTTTACCTGCTTGTATACTTCATGCTGTGCTATAATGCTTAATCCCAGAAATGGAGATTCTTGTGCCTCCATTGTCTGATCATAAATATTGCCCATCTCCTGCGCGGTGTAAGAGTGGTGAATATACTCAACATTAATATTTTTATCTTTTGCAAATTTGTTGATAACAGGTCCTTCTGATTTCGGGTGATCCGGAGCGCCATAGCTGAATGCCATTAGATGATCCACTTCTTTCGCTGTAATGGCTGCTATAGAGGAAGAGTCCACTCCTCCACTTAAAGAAATTGCCAGAGGAACATCACTTCTCAGACGTATTTTTGTTGAATTTTCCAACAGGGCTTTCCCTTGGGAAATGAGTTCATCTGAGCTTAATGACTCCAGTTCTTTTCTTTTTTTTGCCACCTGCTCTTCCAGAGAATACCATGTCTTTGTCTCTATTTTCAGTTCTCCCTCCAGCTTGCATTTCATTAATGATCCCGGCAAAAGATATTTTACATTCTTGAAAGGGGTTCTGTCTTCATATCCTTCAAAAAAACCAAATCTTATTCCGCTGGAACAATATTCCAAATCTATATCCTGATTTATTTGCTTCGCTACAGAGGCAATGGAAGAGGAAAATAACAGCTGGCCATCAAAAAAAGTATAGATTAACGGCTTCACTCCAAATCGGTCTCTTACAAGATAAAATTCTCCTTTAATCTTATCAAACATCCCGAAAACAAACATTCCGTTCAGTTTATTCAGGCACTCTTCTCCCCAGCATTCCCAAGCTCTTAGAAGAACTTCTGTATCTCCTTTTGTTCTGAAAGCAAACCCATTGGCAATTAATTCTTCTCTAATTTCCTGATAGTTATATATTTCACCGTTAAAAGTGATAGTATATCTTTCATCCTCAGAAATCATAGGCTGATTAGATGCTCCTGAAAGATCTATAATCGCCAGCCTTGAGTGCGCTAACGTTACTGACCAATCTGCATATTCTGTTTTTTCAACTGCATAGTAATCCGGCCCTCTTCTTCGTATATAATTATGTAAATCACTTCCTTCATTAAAATCGAGGTTTTGTGATCTTTTAAATTCTATTGCTCCTGTTATTCCGCACATATTAGTTTGATAAAACTTTTTGATAAAACGTTAATAATTTGTCAGACTGGCTTTCCCATGAAAAATTTTCATAGACTAACTTTTGTCCCACTTCACCCATTTGTTTCGCTGTTTCTTTATTAAGCATGAAATAATCAATAGCATCTGCTATTTCCTTAGGTTTTTGAGGGTCTACAAAAATACAACAGTCACTTCCTTTCAATAAACTTCTCCAATAGGGAAAATCTGAGGCAATAAAAGGAATTCCTGCCACCATGTATTCGAACATTTTTATTGGAAGACTCACCAAAAATGTTGGGATCGGATGTAAAGTAACCACTCCTACCATAGAACGGTTATAGATATTTTCTACGTCTTCAGAGTTTATGTATCCAAAATCATTAACAAGATGATAATTCTTATGTTCTTTTACTTCTTTTTCCAGCGTAGGAGAAGAATACATTCCCGCAAGATTCAGTCTGGCCTCTGATTTTGTAATCTCCAATGAATCCATAAGTTCTTTAATTCCTCTTGTATCATCAATAGATCCCACATAACATACTTCATTCTTTTTTTGATCCCAGGAAATATGTTCTTGTTTCTTATCGGATAAGATGGGATAGTTATTGATATTTTCTGTTTGTTTGGCAAACTTTTTAAAATAATTTTCAATATGAGGAGTAGCCCCAATCACCCCATCTATTTTTTTACAGGCATAACGCTCGAAATTCTCATAGAACAGGGAGATGATATTTGAAACAGGAGATTTTAAATAGGGTGAAACCAAAATAGTATTTACCGTATCTTCGTGAGAATCAAAGATTACTTTTTTATTTAGCTTTTTTAGTTTCTTCGCTATTAAAAGCAATTCGGGATCATGCAGATGAAATACATCTGCATTGAGTTCCTTAGCTTTATTAAAAATTTTAGCTGTAGTCTGTGTAATTCTTTTTATTCTACCTGATGGGGCACCTATATCTATAATTTCCACATTGTCTATCACCTCATTACCTTTACCGTCAGCAACAACTAAGGTTACCTTAACATCTTTGGATGCCAGACTTTTACACATCTTATGAAATATCCTGGAATCATTTCTTGGATGGACACTCGTGAGATGGCATATGTGAAATCTATATTTTTTATTCATTAATTGTTTTTTGGACTTGAAATTCAACACTACAACACCAGATTATTTCAGATTTACAATCTCCTGAAAAAAGCCTTTATCATGAGTGATATAGGCACTCTGTTCAGCATAATAAGGAAATTTGTTTTCTATTCTTTCATACATAGTATCGACTTCCTTTGTATTCA
This region of Chryseobacterium culicis genomic DNA includes:
- the asnB gene encoding asparagine synthase (glutamine-hydrolyzing), which translates into the protein MCGITGAIEFKRSQNLDFNEGSDLHNYIRRRGPDYYAVEKTEYADWSVTLAHSRLAIIDLSGASNQPMISEDERYTITFNGEIYNYQEIREELIANGFAFRTKGDTEVLLRAWECWGEECLNKLNGMFVFGMFDKIKGEFYLVRDRFGVKPLIYTFFDGQLLFSSSIASVAKQINQDIDLEYCSSGIRFGFFEGYEDRTPFKNVKYLLPGSLMKCKLEGELKIETKTWYSLEEQVAKKRKELESLSSDELISQGKALLENSTKIRLRSDVPLAISLSGGVDSSSIAAITAKEVDHLMAFSYGAPDHPKSEGPVINKFAKDKNINVEYIHHSYTAQEMGNIYDQTMEAQESPFLGLSIIAQHEVYKQVKERNIKVLLGGQGGDEIFAGYRKFFVVALKKAIEKKEILPGLQYFHSLALMLLFETKQIKTYWNEKNRYLKTTGKDTAFLDCLPDISLNLFENTSLSDRQISDIQKYSIPSLLRYEDRNSMYFSIESRLPFMDYRLVEFALALPDLLKIKHGYGKWILREMMKKDVPGYILKNRLKRGFDVTQNWVNDGVGERIKSNILERKDKVKDFVSDFNQLENSLSIKNLNNSNILNEAIMLDFLIDPIKKPTLQ
- a CDS encoding aminotransferase class I/II-fold pyridoxal phosphate-dependent enzyme, translated to MNTKIWLSSPHMGGNEQKYINEAFEENWVAPLGPNVNGFETDLEEFLGENAKVAALSAGTAALHLALVECGIVHGDEVICQSMTFSASANPIAYCGAIPVFVDSEPDTWNMCPKALREAIEDRIQKGTKPKAIIIVHLYGMPAKMDEITAIAQEFQIPVIEDAAEALGSTYKGQACGTFGRFGVLSFNGNKIITTSGGGALVCHTQEDKDKTVFLSTQARDNAPHYQHSQIGFNYRMSNIVAGIGRGQMEVLKDRVEARRAMHNFYVDLFKNIEGVTVFSEPGDDFYSNHWLSAIIVDPETTGKNREGLRFAFLEDNIESRPLWKPMHLQPIFETSPYYGGNISEKLFDNGLCLPSGSNLSDDDRERITKVVHTYFGI
- a CDS encoding acetyltransferase, with product MYLFGASGHGKVIADIAAANDIKIKAFIDQDATKKECYGFPVLNHVPDDKEKLIISIGNNLTRKKIAEQIKNKIDVLVHPKSIISGSVKIEEGTVIMGGVVINADTTIGKHCIINTNASVDHDCVIEDFVHISPNSALAGGVKVEEGSQIGIGALVIQGIKIGKWCVIGAGAVIINDIPDYSVVVGNPGRIIKKNII
- a CDS encoding glycosyltransferase family 4 protein; the encoded protein is MEKNIWLISKYASPPQYAKVPSRLFYLAREFKRQGNNTLMITSDSNHFTNCPETDKIYNDEEQDGVAIRWIKTKKYTKTASIDRILSWFDFERKLFSMKLSNMGKPDAVIISSLSIFSIIYGYYLKKKFGSFLVFEIRDIWPLTMTEEAGFSKSHPLVLLIGFIEKFGYKKADLVAGTMPRLDLHVEELLGYKKPFHCSPLGFDPENYSEEFLKEKNPFSEVVPPGKVIIGYAGSMGVTNALEPFIETIQMMKENSNIHFVLVGSGDLRASYEEQLKDCSNVTFLQRIQQNEVKYFLQVCDILYLSTKDSKVWDYGQSMNKVVEYMLAAKPIIASYTGYPSMINEADCGKFINSTSAEDIKNAILYYANMSAEERMEIGDRGRKWIFENRTYPVLGKKYMDAILFHSVKQKK
- a CDS encoding glycosyltransferase, which produces MNKKYRFHICHLTSVHPRNDSRIFHKMCKSLASKDVKVTLVVADGKGNEVIDNVEIIDIGAPSGRIKRITQTTAKIFNKAKELNADVFHLHDPELLLIAKKLKKLNKKVIFDSHEDTVNTILVSPYLKSPVSNIISLFYENFERYACKKIDGVIGATPHIENYFKKFAKQTENINNYPILSDKKQEHISWDQKKNEVCYVGSIDDTRGIKELMDSLEITKSEARLNLAGMYSSPTLEKEVKEHKNYHLVNDFGYINSEDVENIYNRSMVGVVTLHPIPTFLVSLPIKMFEYMVAGIPFIASDFPYWRSLLKGSDCCIFVDPQKPKEIADAIDYFMLNKETAKQMGEVGQKLVYENFSWESQSDKLLTFYQKVLSN
- a CDS encoding sugar transferase, which translates into the protein MYKNYLKRILDFVFSLMGITLLLPIFLIVMVGLFLANDGKPFFFQSRPGKKGKVFKIIKFKTMNDKKDSHGNLLSDAERLTAIGSFVRKTSLDEIPQLINVLKGDMSLIGPRPLLVQYLPLYNEHQARRHEVRPGITGWAQVNGRNAISWNQKFDYDVWYVENISLMLDCKIFFLTAKKVFIREGVSAEGHVTIEPFQGN
- a CDS encoding O-antigen ligase family protein — encoded protein: MKITVNNNFIDKLFLLSVIVGNTIAISFAKPLEMNPRNFSIPYRIFIIAFSVFIIYRERRNISCKNISMISLAGFWVFYIIKLIYSFKNYPFNQDVIASQNEDLFRILFMILLPSTALLCIDYRKVDFKSITKYCISILCGLLVVNYIYGYIKLDHIFSTYYIMYGHIGASLFIISLFLLLFCKKDYKSYFLFFCLFLGLFNVIQSMARSPLIAIFVCSFYMVLLKGNKKYLLYAVTSILLFIGLIILHEQYGDGQITSFNRMYKWIAHGDTSSRGPLYTKAIEIFNSNPFLGGRILFEDGVHPHNIFLELLMATGILGLIIYFLKFLPVLQNASLFWNIKKSNIYYKLIFALFLQYFTLVQTSCNLFNIPEFLYFSSMIIGISYTAKTEEA